One window from the genome of Streptomyces cadmiisoli encodes:
- a CDS encoding MFS transporter, with translation MSTGSGAHSAPAPATPDTPEDPVGKPRRTSMFRSLRIRNYRLFFLGQVVSNTGTWMQRIAQDWLVLSLTGSATAVGVTTALQFLPMLLFGLYGGVLVDRLPKRPTLLVTQTAMAFTGLALAFLTLSGHVEVWHVYLAAFAVGLATVVDNPARQSFVSEMVGPDQLQNAVSLNSANFQSARMIGPAVAGVLITGVGTGWAFLLNGLSFVAPIAGLLLMRGRELHPVERAPRGKGQLREGLAYVAGRPELIWPIVLVGFIGTFAFNFPVYLSAFVDDVFRMGAGTYSLFNTLMAIGSVTGALLAARRGTARLRVLSAAALVFGTVEIVAAATPWLWLFALLMIPLGLCSMTVNVTANTSIQMNTDPAMRGRVMAFYMMVFLGGSPVGAPLVGWITDTYGARIGLAAGGAVAALAAIAIGLILARVGGLRLSVGWHAGHPRVRFVARERREELATAV, from the coding sequence TTGAGTACGGGATCCGGAGCACATTCCGCCCCCGCACCAGCTACCCCCGACACCCCTGAGGACCCTGTGGGCAAGCCCCGCAGGACCTCGATGTTCCGCTCCCTCCGGATCCGCAACTACCGCCTCTTCTTCCTCGGCCAGGTCGTCTCCAACACGGGCACCTGGATGCAGCGCATCGCCCAGGACTGGCTGGTCCTCAGCCTCACCGGCTCCGCGACCGCCGTCGGCGTCACCACCGCGCTCCAGTTCCTGCCGATGCTGCTGTTCGGCCTCTACGGCGGCGTCCTCGTCGACCGCCTCCCCAAGCGCCCCACCCTGCTGGTCACGCAGACCGCGATGGCCTTCACCGGCCTCGCGCTCGCCTTCCTCACCCTCTCCGGCCACGTCGAGGTCTGGCACGTCTACCTCGCCGCCTTCGCGGTCGGCCTCGCCACGGTCGTCGACAACCCGGCCCGGCAGTCCTTCGTCAGCGAGATGGTCGGCCCCGACCAGCTCCAGAACGCGGTCAGCCTGAATTCGGCCAACTTCCAGTCCGCCCGGATGATCGGCCCCGCCGTCGCCGGTGTCCTGATCACCGGCGTGGGCACCGGCTGGGCCTTCCTCCTCAACGGCCTGTCCTTCGTCGCGCCCATCGCCGGCCTGCTGCTGATGCGCGGCCGCGAACTGCACCCCGTCGAGCGCGCCCCGCGCGGCAAGGGGCAGCTGCGCGAGGGCCTGGCCTACGTCGCCGGGCGGCCCGAGCTGATCTGGCCGATCGTGCTGGTCGGCTTCATCGGCACGTTCGCCTTCAACTTCCCCGTCTACCTGTCGGCCTTCGTCGACGACGTCTTCCGGATGGGCGCGGGCACGTACAGCCTGTTCAACACGCTGATGGCGATCGGCTCCGTCACCGGCGCGCTGCTCGCCGCCCGCCGCGGCACGGCCCGGCTGCGGGTGCTGAGCGCGGCGGCGCTGGTCTTCGGCACGGTGGAGATCGTGGCCGCGGCGACCCCGTGGCTGTGGTTGTTCGCCCTGCTGATGATCCCGCTGGGCCTGTGCTCGATGACGGTCAACGTCACCGCCAACACCAGCATCCAGATGAACACCGACCCGGCGATGCGCGGCCGGGTCATGGCGTTCTACATGATGGTCTTCCTCGGCGGCTCACCGGTCGGCGCCCCGCTCGTCGGCTGGATCACGGACACCTACGGCGCCCGGATCGGCCTCGCGGCCGGCGGCGCCGTGGCCGCGCTGGCCGCGATCGCCATCGGGCTGATCCTGGCCCGGGTGGGCGGTCTGCGCCTGTCGGTGGGCTGGCACGCCGGGCATCCGCGGGTGCGGTTCGTGGCCCGCGAGCGCCGCGAGGAGCTGGCGACGGCGGTGTGA
- the thpR gene encoding RNA 2',3'-cyclic phosphodiesterase, with the protein MRLFAAVLPPDEVARALASAVADLRTLPGADGLRWTGRPGWHFTLAFYGEVDDGLVPELTARLERAAHRTPAFPLAVRGGGQFGHGRALWAGADGDLATLRLLADRSEAAARKAGVPMGEHRRYKAHLTVARSRDTVDVGPYVEALGSFTSRTWTVDELALVRSNLPKSGVRGEQPRYEAVGCWPLGGAG; encoded by the coding sequence ATGAGACTCTTCGCCGCCGTGCTGCCCCCCGACGAGGTCGCGCGTGCGCTCGCCTCGGCGGTGGCCGACCTCAGGACGCTGCCCGGCGCGGACGGACTGCGCTGGACGGGCCGCCCCGGCTGGCACTTCACCCTGGCGTTCTACGGCGAGGTGGACGACGGCCTCGTACCGGAGCTGACGGCCCGGCTGGAGCGGGCCGCGCACCGCACCCCGGCGTTCCCGCTGGCGGTGCGGGGCGGCGGCCAGTTCGGGCACGGGAGGGCGCTGTGGGCGGGGGCCGACGGCGATCTGGCGACGCTGCGGCTGCTCGCCGACCGCAGCGAGGCGGCGGCCCGGAAGGCCGGTGTGCCCATGGGGGAGCATCGCCGCTACAAGGCCCACCTGACGGTGGCCCGCAGCCGGGACACGGTGGACGTCGGGCCGTACGTCGAGGCGCTGGGGTCCTTCACCAGCCGCACCTGGACGGTGGACGAGCTGGCCCTGGTCCGCAGCAACCTGCCGAAGTCCGGTGTGCGGGGGGAGCAGCCCCGGTACGAGGCGGTCGGCTGCTGGCCGCTCGGCGGCGCCGGTTAG
- a CDS encoding aldo/keto reductase, with protein MEYTQLGRTGLKVGRLVLGTMNFGPQTDEADSHAIMDAALDAGLNFFDTANVYGWGENKGRTESIIGNWFAKGGDRRDKVVLATKVYGNMAAEGDAWPNHDKLSALNIRRAVDASLKRLGTDRIDVYQFHHIDRSTPFEEIWQAVDVLVQQGKILYAGSSNFPGYKIAQANETAARRGGTIGLVSEQCLYNLAERRAEMEVIPAAQEYGLGVIPWSPLHGGLLGGVIKKEVEGGRRASGRAADSLADPVLRGRIQAYEDLLDKHGVEPGEAALAWLLTRPGITGPIVGPRTAEQLASALRAAELELSAELLAGLDEIFPGPGPSPEAFAW; from the coding sequence ATGGAGTACACGCAGCTCGGACGTACCGGACTCAAGGTCGGCAGGCTGGTCCTCGGGACCATGAACTTCGGACCGCAGACCGACGAGGCGGACAGCCACGCCATCATGGATGCCGCGCTGGACGCGGGACTGAACTTCTTCGACACGGCCAATGTCTACGGGTGGGGCGAGAACAAGGGCCGCACCGAGAGCATCATCGGGAACTGGTTCGCCAAGGGCGGTGACCGCCGGGACAAGGTCGTCCTCGCCACCAAGGTGTACGGGAACATGGCAGCCGAGGGCGACGCCTGGCCCAACCACGACAAGCTCTCCGCCCTGAACATCCGGCGGGCGGTCGACGCCAGCCTCAAGCGGCTCGGGACCGACCGCATCGACGTCTACCAGTTCCACCACATCGACCGCAGCACTCCCTTCGAGGAGATCTGGCAGGCGGTCGACGTACTGGTCCAGCAGGGCAAGATCCTCTACGCGGGGTCGAGCAACTTCCCCGGCTACAAGATCGCGCAGGCCAACGAGACCGCGGCGCGGCGCGGCGGCACCATCGGCCTCGTCAGCGAGCAGTGCCTCTACAACCTCGCCGAGCGCCGCGCCGAGATGGAGGTCATCCCGGCGGCGCAGGAGTACGGCCTCGGGGTCATCCCGTGGTCGCCGCTGCACGGCGGGCTGCTCGGCGGAGTGATCAAGAAGGAGGTCGAGGGCGGCCGACGCGCCTCCGGGCGGGCCGCCGACTCCCTGGCCGACCCGGTCCTGCGCGGACGGATCCAGGCCTACGAGGATCTGCTGGACAAGCACGGCGTGGAGCCCGGCGAGGCCGCGCTGGCCTGGCTGCTGACCCGCCCGGGCATCACCGGCCCCATCGTCGGCCCGCGCACCGCCGAGCAGCTCGCATCCGCGCTGCGCGCCGCCGAGCTGGAGCTGTCGGCGGAACTGCTGGCGGGCCTGGACGAGATCTTCCCCGGCCCGGGTCCCTCCCCGGAGGCCTTCGCCTGGTGA
- a CDS encoding SGNH/GDSL hydrolase family protein, with amino-acid sequence MLRFMPVGDSMTIGSAGEHTWRYRMWQHLCETYGGPFRIVGPRTALYDKSADAATSHAYAEPDFPQGHLAGWGEGWLHMAPLVGEAVRSGRADVLLVSLGLIDLGFYTDAEQTAANVRAFIAAAREANPRVRMVVLPVIPNVRAEADAPFAAQVARFNELLAKELADLDEPRSPLLPASLPAAYDTRRDTYDGTHPSASGEHKIAAAFAEAMWQGWGLGGPYTG; translated from the coding sequence ATGCTCAGGTTCATGCCCGTAGGCGACTCCATGACCATCGGCAGCGCGGGCGAACACACCTGGCGCTACCGCATGTGGCAGCACCTGTGCGAGACGTACGGCGGCCCGTTCCGGATCGTCGGTCCGCGCACCGCGCTGTACGACAAGTCGGCGGACGCGGCGACGTCCCACGCCTACGCCGAGCCCGACTTTCCCCAGGGCCATCTGGCCGGCTGGGGCGAGGGCTGGCTGCACATGGCGCCGCTCGTCGGCGAGGCGGTGCGCTCCGGCCGCGCGGACGTGCTGCTGGTCTCCCTGGGCCTGATCGACCTGGGCTTCTACACCGACGCCGAGCAGACGGCGGCGAACGTGCGCGCGTTCATCGCGGCGGCGCGGGAGGCGAACCCCCGGGTGCGGATGGTGGTGCTGCCGGTGATCCCGAACGTACGGGCCGAGGCGGACGCGCCGTTCGCCGCGCAGGTGGCGCGCTTCAACGAACTGCTCGCCAAGGAGCTCGCCGACCTGGACGAGCCCCGCTCCCCGCTGCTGCCCGCGTCGCTCCCCGCGGCGTACGACACCCGTCGCGACACCTACGACGGCACCCACCCCAGCGCGAGCGGGGAGCACAAGATCGCGGCCGCCTTCGCGGAGGCCATGTGGCAGGGCTGGGGCCTGGGCGGCCCTTACACGGGCTGA
- a CDS encoding WD40 repeat domain-containing protein — translation MRRSAVLLAAVLLSTGFAVPPASAADGDEGFTIKDPRITESSGLAASRRHPGIFWTHNDQDEGAYLYAVDGATGETVATVTMTGVGTPRDIEAIVVGPDDQLYVGDIGDNDGVAWDYVWVYRLPEPKELSDRTVRATQYVVKYSDGSRDAESLLVHPRTGRVYIIDKQEDGGHLYQGPAELSPSGTNVFEPVAPVDLWATDAALSPDGEQLAVRGYFGGIAYDWNGGDIKRTGRLNVPLQAQGESVTYSADGTRLLFGSEGEQSPVEAEDVPGGSGEEGAESPSRNGDSADGGGNGTDRAGLTTGAVAVAAACLALLGLRRLRRRR, via the coding sequence ATGCGCCGATCAGCCGTCCTCCTCGCCGCTGTCCTCCTGTCGACCGGGTTCGCCGTGCCGCCCGCCTCCGCCGCCGACGGCGACGAGGGATTCACGATCAAGGACCCCCGCATCACCGAGTCCAGCGGCCTGGCCGCCTCCCGCCGGCACCCGGGCATCTTCTGGACCCACAACGACCAGGACGAGGGCGCGTACCTCTACGCCGTCGACGGCGCCACCGGCGAGACCGTCGCGACCGTCACGATGACCGGCGTGGGCACGCCGCGCGACATCGAGGCCATCGTGGTCGGCCCGGACGACCAGCTCTACGTCGGCGACATCGGCGACAACGACGGCGTCGCCTGGGACTACGTATGGGTCTACCGGCTGCCCGAGCCGAAGGAGCTGTCGGACCGGACCGTGCGGGCCACCCAGTACGTGGTGAAGTACTCCGACGGGTCCCGCGACGCCGAGTCGCTGCTGGTGCACCCGAGGACCGGCCGCGTCTACATCATCGACAAGCAGGAGGACGGCGGGCATCTCTACCAGGGCCCGGCCGAGCTGTCCCCGTCCGGCACGAACGTGTTCGAGCCCGTCGCCCCCGTCGACCTCTGGGCGACCGACGCCGCCCTGTCCCCGGACGGCGAACAGCTTGCCGTCCGCGGCTACTTCGGGGGCATCGCCTACGACTGGAACGGCGGTGACATCAAGCGGACCGGACGGCTCAACGTGCCGTTGCAGGCGCAGGGCGAGTCCGTCACCTACTCGGCCGACGGGACCAGGCTGCTGTTCGGCAGCGAGGGCGAGCAGAGCCCCGTGGAGGCGGAGGACGTCCCGGGCGGCTCCGGCGAGGAGGGGGCCGAGTCGCCCTCGCGGAACGGGGATTCGGCGGACGGCGGCGGGAACGGGACCGACCGGGCCGGCCTGACGACCGGCGCGGTCGCCGTCGCCGCGGCCTGCCTGGCCCTGCTCGGCCTGCGGCGACTGCGCCGCAGGCGCTAG
- a CDS encoding TetR/AcrR family transcriptional regulator translates to MTSGKRAGGGTETSGSGDIARTLELLWDTGRRPSRGPKPGLTLDRIVEAAVRVADAEGLEAVSMRRVAADLGTGAMSLYRYVPGKGELLDLMLDRVQRPSEDPSDLGDGGWRSALQAMGRATLELYRRHPWLLQVNQSRPILGPSALDGMEKVLTRIKPMGLTDPELVSAIVMIDSYVVGAARSRVYEEEAELRTGLTNTEFWEAQAPTLEKVMTSGRYPMMAGLSEDTWGPDFDHFEFGLQRILDGLEVLVTRRRTADGTDAG, encoded by the coding sequence ATGACGAGCGGCAAGCGCGCCGGGGGCGGCACGGAGACCAGTGGCAGCGGGGACATCGCCCGCACCCTCGAACTGCTGTGGGACACGGGCCGGCGCCCCAGTCGCGGCCCCAAACCGGGGCTGACGCTGGACCGGATCGTGGAGGCCGCCGTCCGGGTCGCGGACGCCGAAGGGCTGGAGGCGGTCTCCATGCGCCGGGTCGCCGCCGACCTCGGCACCGGCGCGATGTCCCTGTACCGCTACGTCCCCGGCAAGGGCGAGCTGCTCGACCTGATGCTGGACCGGGTCCAGCGCCCCTCGGAGGACCCTTCCGACCTGGGCGACGGCGGCTGGCGCTCGGCCCTTCAGGCCATGGGCCGCGCCACCCTCGAGCTCTACCGGCGGCACCCGTGGCTGCTCCAGGTCAACCAGTCCCGCCCGATCCTCGGCCCGAGCGCGCTCGACGGCATGGAGAAGGTGCTCACCCGCATCAAGCCGATGGGGCTGACCGACCCCGAACTGGTCTCGGCGATCGTGATGATCGACTCGTACGTCGTCGGTGCCGCGCGCAGCCGGGTGTACGAGGAGGAGGCGGAACTCCGGACGGGCCTGACGAACACGGAGTTCTGGGAGGCCCAGGCCCCCACCCTGGAGAAGGTCATGACGTCCGGCCGCTATCCGATGATGGCCGGCCTGTCCGAGGACACCTGGGGCCCCGACTTCGACCACTTCGAGTTCGGGCTGCAACGCATCCTGGACGGGCTGGAGGTACTGGTGACCCGGCGCCGCACGGCCGACGGCACGGACGCGGGCTGA
- a CDS encoding ATP-binding cassette domain-containing protein — protein sequence MTDGYAVRAEGLEKRYGDKRALDGFDLKVREGTVHGLLGPNGAGKTTAVRILSTLLRLDGGRATVAGLDVVRQSREVRARIGLTGQYAAVDEVLTGRQNLEMFGRLFHLGGRRARARATELLAQFDLTDAADKGVGDYSGGMRRRLDLAASMILAPAVLFLDEPTTGLDPRSRGEVWESVRALVAGGTTVLLTTQYLEEADKLASRITVIDQGRAIADDTPDGLKDLVGGDRIEVVVAERSEIPRVVKVVARVSDGEPEADETELRVHAPVADRVSALTEVARTLQDEGVRVEDIGLRRPSLDDVFLRLTGHRTEKEAAA from the coding sequence ATGACTGACGGATACGCGGTACGGGCCGAGGGGCTGGAGAAGCGCTACGGCGACAAACGTGCCCTGGACGGCTTCGATCTGAAGGTGCGTGAGGGCACCGTGCACGGCCTGCTCGGACCGAACGGCGCGGGCAAGACCACCGCGGTCCGCATCCTGTCCACCCTCCTCAGGCTGGACGGCGGACGGGCGACGGTGGCCGGGCTCGACGTGGTCCGGCAGTCGCGGGAGGTGCGCGCCAGGATCGGGCTCACCGGGCAGTACGCGGCGGTGGACGAGGTGCTGACCGGCCGGCAGAACCTGGAGATGTTCGGCCGGCTGTTCCACCTCGGCGGCCGCCGGGCCCGCGCCCGCGCCACCGAGCTGCTGGCGCAGTTCGACCTGACCGACGCCGCCGACAAGGGCGTCGGGGACTACAGCGGTGGCATGCGGCGGCGCCTGGACCTGGCCGCCTCGATGATCCTCGCCCCCGCCGTCCTCTTCCTCGACGAGCCGACGACCGGCCTGGACCCGCGCAGCCGCGGCGAGGTCTGGGAGTCGGTGCGCGCGCTGGTGGCCGGCGGCACCACGGTGCTGCTGACCACGCAGTATCTGGAGGAGGCCGACAAGCTCGCCTCCCGCATCACCGTCATCGACCAGGGGCGGGCCATCGCCGACGACACCCCGGACGGCCTGAAGGACCTGGTCGGCGGCGACCGGATCGAGGTCGTCGTCGCCGAGCGCTCGGAGATCCCCCGCGTCGTCAAGGTCGTCGCACGCGTCTCGGACGGTGAACCGGAGGCCGACGAGACCGAGTTGAGGGTGCACGCCCCGGTCGCCGACCGGGTCTCCGCGCTGACCGAGGTGGCCCGCACGCTCCAGGACGAGGGCGTCCGGGTCGAGGACATCGGGTTGCGCAGGCCCAGCCTCGACGACGTGTTCCTGCGCCTGACCGGACACCGCACCGAGAAGGAGGCCGCGGCATGA
- a CDS encoding ABC transporter permease, protein MSAVDLAGPATRGRTYWLLSDCWNIVRRGLTHYQRQPVNIAWQLGFPILSVLLYGYVFGSAMTVPGGGDYKDFLMPGMFVMTMAFGFINTATVVVYDSTKGVIDRFRSMPMSSSAVVAGRGVTDLLIACAELAIMMLTALAMGWRPDGGLGFVAAFGLLLWLRFALIWIGVWLGLIVPNPEAAGGLFAVAFPLTMISSIFVAPQLMPDWLGWVAAWNPISSTAAATRELFGTPVGGGDSWVEQNALLMAGLWPVVLTLVFLPLAVRRFQHLSR, encoded by the coding sequence ATGAGCGCCGTCGACCTGGCCGGCCCGGCCACCCGCGGGCGCACCTACTGGCTGCTCTCCGACTGCTGGAACATCGTCCGGCGCGGACTGACCCACTACCAGCGCCAGCCCGTCAACATCGCCTGGCAGCTGGGCTTCCCGATCCTGTCCGTGCTGCTGTACGGCTATGTCTTCGGCAGCGCGATGACGGTGCCGGGCGGCGGGGACTACAAGGACTTCCTGATGCCGGGCATGTTCGTGATGACCATGGCGTTCGGCTTCATCAACACCGCCACGGTCGTGGTGTACGACTCCACCAAGGGCGTCATCGACCGGTTCCGTTCGATGCCGATGTCCTCGTCCGCGGTGGTCGCCGGACGCGGGGTGACCGATCTGCTCATCGCCTGCGCCGAACTCGCGATCATGATGCTGACCGCGCTGGCCATGGGCTGGCGGCCGGACGGCGGACTGGGCTTCGTCGCCGCGTTCGGACTGCTGCTCTGGCTGCGGTTCGCGCTGATCTGGATCGGTGTGTGGCTCGGCCTGATCGTGCCCAACCCCGAGGCGGCGGGCGGACTGTTCGCGGTGGCCTTCCCGCTGACGATGATCTCCAGCATCTTCGTCGCGCCGCAGCTCATGCCGGACTGGCTGGGCTGGGTCGCCGCGTGGAACCCGATCTCCTCGACCGCGGCCGCGACCCGCGAGCTGTTCGGCACGCCGGTCGGCGGCGGCGACTCCTGGGTCGAGCAGAACGCGCTGCTGATGGCGGGGCTGTGGCCGGTGGTGCTGACACTGGTCTTCCTGCCGCTCGCCGTGCGGCGGTTCCAGCACCTCAGCCGCTGA
- the serC gene encoding phosphoserine transaminase has translation MAEIQIPADIKPADGRFGAGPSKVRTEALDALAATGSSLMGTSHRQAPVKNLVGAVREGIKELFRLPDGYEVILGNGGSTAFWDIATHGLIENRSQHLTFGEFSSKFAKAAELAPWLAEPDVISADPGTHPEPQAVAGVDVYAFTHNETSTGVAMPIARVAGADEGSLVLVDATSGAGGLPVDIAETDVYYFAPQKSFAADGGLWIGVFSPAAIERAERVHASGRHVPEFFSLPTAIDNSRKNQTYNTPALATLFLLNDQLEWINGQGGLDWAVRRTATSARTLYGWAEDSKYANPFVTDPAKRSQVIGTIDFTDEVDAAAVAKVLRANGIVDTEPYRKLGRNQLRIAMFPAVDPADVEALTKCVDHVIENL, from the coding sequence GTGGCTGAGATCCAGATTCCCGCTGACATCAAGCCCGCCGACGGTCGCTTCGGCGCGGGTCCCTCCAAGGTGCGGACGGAAGCGCTGGACGCGCTGGCCGCGACCGGATCGTCCCTGATGGGCACCTCCCACCGCCAGGCCCCGGTGAAGAACCTGGTCGGCGCCGTGCGCGAGGGCATCAAGGAGCTGTTCCGGCTTCCCGACGGCTACGAGGTGATCCTCGGCAACGGCGGCTCCACCGCGTTCTGGGACATCGCGACCCACGGCCTGATCGAGAACCGCTCGCAGCACCTGACCTTCGGCGAGTTCTCCTCGAAGTTCGCCAAGGCCGCCGAGCTCGCCCCCTGGCTCGCCGAGCCCGACGTCATCTCCGCCGACCCGGGCACGCACCCCGAGCCGCAGGCCGTGGCGGGCGTGGACGTCTACGCCTTCACCCACAACGAGACCTCCACCGGTGTCGCCATGCCCATCGCGCGCGTGGCCGGTGCCGACGAGGGCTCCCTCGTCCTGGTCGACGCCACCTCGGGCGCCGGCGGCCTGCCCGTCGACATCGCCGAGACGGACGTCTACTACTTCGCCCCGCAGAAGTCCTTCGCCGCCGACGGCGGACTGTGGATCGGCGTGTTCTCGCCGGCCGCGATCGAGCGCGCCGAGCGGGTCCACGCCTCCGGGCGGCACGTGCCGGAGTTCTTCAGCCTGCCGACGGCGATCGACAACTCCCGTAAGAACCAGACGTACAACACCCCCGCCCTCGCCACCCTCTTCCTGCTGAACGACCAGCTGGAGTGGATCAACGGGCAGGGCGGCCTGGACTGGGCGGTGCGCCGCACGGCGACGTCCGCGCGCACGCTGTACGGCTGGGCCGAGGACAGCAAGTACGCCAACCCCTTCGTCACCGACCCGGCCAAGCGCTCGCAGGTCATCGGCACGATCGACTTCACCGACGAGGTCGACGCGGCGGCGGTCGCCAAGGTGCTGCGCGCCAACGGCATCGTCGACACCGAGCCGTACCGCAAGCTCGGCCGCAACCAGCTGCGTATCGCGATGTTCCCGGCGGTCGACCCGGCGGACGTCGAGGCGCTGACGAAGTGCGTCGACCACGTGATCGAGAACCTCTGA